A DNA window from Mycosarcoma maydis chromosome 12, whole genome shotgun sequence contains the following coding sequences:
- a CDS encoding uncharacterized protein (related to proliferation associated SNF2-like protein), with amino-acid sequence MAARVKQRSNGYLNGKSKAPNHDEDVDGSQDEEPLHAATSSAASSNNRAPSDKKGTAAQDVDPSVHEERFNKLKFLLQRSSVYSRIMGEKMEKERKARAEAAAKQEVRREAAAAKADNAPADLQPSATTRKTRSAAQAADDKPSAFTAPELKSRRKDSRKRKTDNSYDVSNYIDEDDLKQTKQQAEHANKKAKTESPDMSEAKQHAGATANESGRRKQPKLVTGAKMREYQLDGLEWLISLYENGLNGILADEMGLGKTLQTISFLAHLREKGVWGPFLIVAPLSTINNWVLEFERFTPNIPAIMYHGDPDTRRDLRDHRLSMPRDKENQKDFPIVVTSYELIIRDRKWLANYPWKFIVVDEGHRLKNLNCRLIRELKTYRSANRLILSGTPLHNNLAELWSLLNFILPDIFDDLATFETWFDFSDIHDEQGQSRILSKENSSQVITQLHEILKPFLLRRLKVDVETDLPPKKEYLLYAPLTELQKELYNAVVNGEIRRWLLERKTGLPWAQIQDILDDPDGINTASSSVPTTRVATAEQSRDHSPHPWAVANKCKDVHANLNVDDDEVNESASDRNGFHKRGTKLSPSRSAASHTVDNDQTSSGASTPRRRTSRRAKHGVDYQADEMTDNCYFDRLEKQLNTGPKPLSAAQAERQAKLYSVREAQKQIKNMHLDNTVMQARKICNHPFLFDWPVDKESGTLVVNKDLINASGKMLMLNRLLDELFHRGHKVLIFSQFTTMLDIIEDWANEFKRLRTCRIDGTTPQDERRAQMKSFNEDKGRDACNLFLLSTRAGGLGINLVAADTVIFYDSDWNPQMDLQAQDRVHRIGQTRPCLIFRLVSASTVEERILRRAGNKRKLEALVIQQGKFRLPAGYQSSLGGGKKKTEDELRDIASQLLALESEQVKLVKDENDQIITDHELDLLLDRSPAAYQRKMGWVSNAHADDPKKPGKKSAPGRSAFEVTETKTDEANEEIAKLLASN; translated from the coding sequence ATGGCGGCGCGAGTAAAGCAAAGGAGCAATGGCTACTTGAATGGCAAAAGCAAGGCTCCAAACCATGACGAAGACGTTGACGGTTCGCAAGACGAAGAGCCCCTTCACGCAGCTACATCTTCAGCCGCATCCTCCAACAATCGCGCTCCCAGTGACAAGAAGGGCACGGCTGCTCAGGATGTAGACCCCTCTGTACACGAAGAGCGcttcaacaagctcaagttCCTTCTACAACGCTCGAGTGTCTACTCCCGCATCATGGGAGAAAAAATGGAAAAGGAGCGCAAAGCTCgtgcagaagctgctgcaaagcAGGAAGTTCGCCGcgaagctgcagccgcaAAGGCGGACAACGCTCCCGCCGATCTTCAGCCCTCTGCGACAACCCGCAAAACTCGttcagctgctcaagctgccgaTGACAAGCCCTCTGCATTCACCGCTCCAGAACTCAAGTCACGTCGTAAAGACAGCCGCAAACGCAAAACCGACAACTCTTATGACGTATCTAATTacatcgacgaggacgacctCAAACAGACcaagcaacaagcagaGCACGCAAACAAAAAGGCAAAGACAGAATCACCTGACATGTCCGAGGCCAAGCAACACGCTGGCGCCACCGCCAACGAAAGCGGTCGTCGAAAACAACCAAAGCTCGTCACTGGGGCAAAGATGCGCGAGTACCAGCTCGATGGCCTGGAATGGCTCATCAGCCTTTACGAGAACGGCCTCAACGGAATCCtcgccgacgagatgggcCTCGGAAAGACTCTTCAGACCATCTCTTTCCTCGCCCATCTCCGCGAAAAGGGCGTCTGGGGACCATTTCTCATTGTTGCTCCTCTCTCCACGATCAACAACTGGGTCCTTGAATTCGAACGTTTTACGCCCAACATCCCCGCCATCATGTACCACGGCGATCCCGATACGCGCCGTGACCTGCGAGATCATCGCCTTTCGATGCCTCGCGACAAGGAGAACCAGAAGGATTTCCccatcgtcgtcaccaGTTATGAACTCATCATCCGTGATCGCAAGTGGCTGGCAAATTATCCTTGGAAgttcatcgtcgtcgacgaaggCCACCGTCTCAAAAATCTCAACTGTCGTCTTATCCGAGAGCTCAAAACTTACCGCAGTGCTAATCGTCTCATTCTCTCTGGCACTCCCCTTCACAATAACCTCGCCGAACTCTGGTCGCTGCTTAATTTTATCCTCCCCGACATCTTCGACGATCTGGCCACCTTCGAGACCTGGTTCGACTTTTCCGACATtcacgacgagcaaggccAGTCTCGTATCCTCTCCAAGGAGAACAGCTCCCAGGTCATCACACAGCTCCACGAGATCCTCAAACccttcctcctccgccGTCTCAAggtcgatgtcgagaccGACTTGCCCCCCAAGAAAGAATATCTTCTTTATGCTCCCTTGACCGAACTCCAGAAAGAGCTCTACAATGCGGTCGTCAACGGCGAAATCCGCAGATGGCTTCTCGAGCGAAAGACCGGTCTTCCTTGGGCTCAGATTCAGGACATCCTCGACGATCCAGACGGCATCAACACAGCATCCTCTTCGGTCCCCACCACTCGTGTCGCTACGGCTGAGCAGAGTCGCGACCATTCTCCACATCCATGGGCAGTTGCAAACAAGTGTAAGGACGTCCATGCTAACCTCAACgttgatgacgacgaggtcaaCGAGTCAGCATCTGACCGCAATGGCTTTCATAAGCGTGGCACCAAATTATCACCAAGTCGCTCGGCCGCTTCCCACACGGTGGATAACGATCAAACTTCCTCAGGCGCCTCGACCCCACGTCGTCGGACCAGCCGACGAGCCAAGCATGGCGTTGACTACCAGGCCGATGAGATGACCGACAATTGCTACTTTGACCGGCTCGAAAAGCAGCTCAATACCGGTCCAAAGCCGCTTTCTGCCGCACAAGCCGAACGTCAGGCCAAGCTCTACTCGGTTCGTGAAGCGCAAAAGCAAATCAAAAATATGCACCTCGATAACACTGTCATGCAGGCTCGCAAAATTTGCAATCATCCTTTCCTGTTCGACTGGCCGGTCGACAAGGAATCAGGAACACTGGTCGTCAACAAGGACCTTATCAACGCGTCGGGTAAGATGCTAATGCTGAACCGATTGCTAGACGAACTCTTTCATCGCGGACACAAGGTTCTGATCTTCAGCCAGTTTACCACCATGCTTGACATTATCGAGGACTGGGCCAACGAATTCAAACGTCTACGCACGTGCCGAATCGATGGAACCACACCCCAGGACGAGCGGCGTGCGCAGATGAAGTCGTTCAACGAAGACAAAGGTCGCGACGCATGCAATCTTTTCCTGCTCAGTACGCGTGCAGGTGGTCTTGGGATTAACCTCGTTGCTGCCGATACCGTCATCTTTTATGACTCTGATTGGAACCCACAAATGGACCTCCAGGCCCAAGACCGTGTCCACCGCATTGGCCAAACGCGGCCCTGTCTCATCTTCCGTCTTGTTTCTGCTAGCACTGTTGAGGAGCGCATCCTCCGACGTGCAGGCAACAAACGaaagctcgaagcgctcgtCATCCAACAGGGCAAATTCCGACTTCCCGCCGGCTACCAATCTTCGCTAGGAGgtggcaagaagaaaaccGAGGATGAGTTGCGCGATATCGCAAGCCAgctgttggcgttggaATCGGAACAGGTGAAATTGGTCAAGGATGAGAACGATCAGATCATCACGGATCATGAATTGGATCTCTTGCTCGACCGTTCGCCCGCCGCCTACCAGAGAAAGATGGGCTGGGTGTCGAATGCGCATGCTGACGATCCAAAGAAGCCCGGTAAGAAGTCAGCCCCAGGTAGGAGCGCGTTCGAGGTCACAGAGACCAAGACAGACGAAGCGAATGAGGAGATTGCCAAGTTACTGGCTAGCAACTag